Genomic DNA from Paenibacillus borealis:
TGATAACTCGGTTTGGTGGCGCCTGAAGCGAGCGGGATGATGTTGTTCCAAAGTATACATTGTATTTGCTTCGCGCCAGTAATATGATTTGTCCTTTTCGCTGAAGTGGACTGAGAATCAGCTATTTCAGCAAAAAACCTCCAGATGAAGAGTATGCGGACTGAGAATCCGCTATCTTGATCATTTGGGGCTGAAATGAGGAGTAGTTGGACAAATAAGCGATTCTGAGTCCGATTGGGCGGGAAATCTGTTTGTTTTGCTTAAATAGCGAATTTCCAGTCCGCTTCATCAGCTGACGTGTCATGAAGTGACCGTCAAGTGCCGCCGGAACGGCGAAGTTACTGCCAATCGCCGCCTGGAGCGGCCAAGTTACTGCGAAGTGTAGCCGGAAGCTGTAAAGTTACTGCGAGGTACAACCGGGAGCGGCGAAGTTACTGCCAAGCGCCGCCTGGAGCTGTAAAGTTACTGCGAGGTACAACCGGGAGCGGCCAAGTTACTGAGAGGTGTAGCCGGAAGCCGTCAAGTTTCTGCGAAGCCACCACATTCCCGCCGCCCTCCGGGGCGGCTTCATTGCCCCCGATTGAAGCGGCGGCAGAGTCGGAGGAGCTGCTGACTGCGATCAGCTGCCGGGGAGGCTGGTCCAGATAGGTTCAGCATATTGGTTCTGCAGGTTCATGCTGCAATCCTTGCCGGTATCATACGAACGGTCGCCCAGTACCATGGTGAACTGTTCGAGCTTGTGCCTTGCTGCGGCAGCATCCGTACATTCCAGCCAATCGGCGAGTGCTGTGAGCACAGTTCGGCCTTCCTCCAGTGCCTGCTCCCACAGCTCCCAGACGGATTCCGTCCGGACCTCGGAATAGAGTGCCGAATGCCGCCACTCGGAGTGTTGTTCATTCAGGTAATCCAGGCGCTCTTCATGAGCAGTCAGCTTACGTGAGAACAGCCGGCGTGTCCTGCCCCAGGTGACGGCTTTCTTCCAGCCCTTCGGGTCATACAGACATCTGTGGGCCAGCACCATATCCCGGTAGGAGCTCTGCCAGATTTCTTCAGGCAGCTTGCCCATTGCATCCGGATAGTGCCGTAGTACAGTGGTGTGAAGAATATTGTGAACCGGCACAGGCAGCCGGGAACCGGTATCTATTCTTGTCCAGGCGGCGTTCTGCCAGGTATTGATCCCGCGCAGGCGCTTCATAAACAAGGTATCCAGATCAATTTCGAACCGCTGGTGATCGCGGAATTTGTAGCCTGCCTTCCAGTTAATATACGGATGCAGGTTCCGGTCCAGCAGATGGTGGGTCAGGAAGCCGAGGAAATAGAGCTGTGCCTGAGCCGCATCAGCTCCTTCGAGAGTCCGCGCAGCTTCCCAGAAATCAATGAGCACAGGCCCGCAGTGCTGGGTATGCATCAGATCCCCGAGATGAAGGGCTCCGGCATCCTTGCTCCATGGCAGGAAGCTGTGATACAGCAGGAAATCCGGCCCCTGACAGCCGAGATTATACAGGCGTTCCTGCTGCTGCAGATTATGTAAGAACGGGAACCGGCTGCGGAATTCTCCGGCCAGCTGTTGCCCGTATTCGAGATGCATCCAGATATTAGGCATAATTATCCCTCCTGCAAAACAAGTTCATAATCTTCATTCATTGTAACGCTGATATGTTAAAAGAAAATGAGAATTATAAAAGAAATTTAATCCAAACCAGTAACCTTTAGACAACATTCGGACAGGGCACCGGTCAATCGTTGGCGGGAATTCGCGGAATTGCGGGAACTGCGGGATACGTAATAGTGGAATGACGTAATTGCGGAATGACGTAATAACGTAATAGCGGGATAGCGGAGTAGCGGAGTAGCGAAATACGAAATACGAAATACGAAATACGAATTACGAAATACGAACTACAAAATACAAAATACAAAATACAAAATACCTCTGTTCCTCTCACCTGATCCGTTGCTGGCAGAATGGAGACTCCTCAGTAAGCACTGCAGGCATAAATGTTGTACGTTATGCAGCTTTGAGGCCTGGATACCCAGGTGTTCGGGAGGATTGTTGTATGAAATACAAGAATTGTCCCGCTAAGCCGCATGGAGAAGGAGAAATGCTGCATTTTCTACAACAATTCTGGATTTAGGTTGGTATATTGAGGAAAATGTTGTATTATGTGCAGGATTTCGAAAAGTTACCGGAGCTCTGCCGCAAAAAGCGGATAAACCGGACTGTTCTTTCGAAAGATCAAAGAAGGAGGAGGATGATGTGTGGATAAACGGTTAACATTCAATGAGGATGCAGCGAACTACGACAAATGGAGGCCGGCCTATTGTGCGGAATTATTCCAGGACATTATTGCGTATTCCCGGATCGGGCAGGGCAGGAAGGCTATTGAAATCGGGATTGGGACAGGCCAGGCAACCCGGCCTTTTCTGGAAACCGGCTGCGAATTAGCGGCCATTGAACTGGGGCAGGAGCTCGCGGAGTATTCACGATTAAAGTTCCGGGAGTATAAGAAATTCAGCGTGCACAATAGTACATTTGAAGAATTCACAGGCCCGGACGACAGCGTAGACCTTATTTACTCCGCTACTGCATTTCATTGGATTCCAGAGGACGTTGGTTACCCGAAGGCATTCGAATTGTTAAAAACCGGCGGCACACTGGCCTTATTCTGGAACCGGCCTTTTGCAGCACGGGAGGATGACGAGTTACATCAGCATATTCAGCGTATTTACCAGCAGTACAGGCCCTCAAATACCAAATTAATCGAACATGATACGGAAAGATACAATGCCATCTCACAGAATCTGCATACTTACGGGTTCCGGGATGTACAGCTTAAGCTGTATCATTTAACGAGAAGCTTCTCCTCAGCGGATTACATTGCCCTGCTTAATACATATTCAGACCATAGAAGTATGCCACCTGCTATAAAAGAATCGTTTGAGGACGAGATCAGAGCCGCAATACTTCAATCCGGTGATATCCTGAACGTGTATGATACGATTGACCTGCATTTGGGCAGAAAATGAAGGGTTTCCGATTTTTGATTTCTGCTAGCTCGGCGGAATAGGTCATCTGTAACGACAATAAAACAGCGGCAGTTCAGGGACATTTAGGTCCTTGGCTGCCGCTGTTTTCTGTGTCAGAGCCGAGTTCAGTCCATGCTGATCAGGTCACGGAATACGCCGGGAAAAGAATCAGGCACCGCAATCGCGCCGACGCTCTTCTCATAGAAAGGCACTGCGTCCACGACCCAGCCGATGATGGCGTAGCCGTAGCCGTTCCGGTGCATCGCGGACAGGCATTCCAGCAGCAGTGCCTTCCCGATGCCAAGTCCCCGGTACTCCTCCAGCACGCCGGTCGGGCCGAAGAAGTTCTTCACTACAACATCGTGGCAGGCGAAGCCGATCACTTCGCCCTGCTTCACGGCAATGTAGCAGTGGACGGGCAGATGTGAGAAGGCCGTCTCACATTCATTCCGCCAGCTATTCGTGAAATGGAGGCCGACAAAATCCACAATGGCCTGCTTATCCCCGGTCATCGCCCGTTTGATGGCAATTCCTTCGCCCCGCAGACGTTCCAGCAGCGCACTATTATCCGGCAGATCATATAGCTTAACGAGCATATCAGGCATCAGCTATCCCCCGCTTTCTGTTCAATCATCTCAAGATCTGTAATCATCCCGCGCAGGTCTGCTTCGAATAATTCCGGCCGGTAGAACCGGGAGCGGATGAACAGCTCTGCCATCTGCGGCGGAAGCAGCTCTGCAAGCACGCTCTGCATCCGCTGCCTGGCTCTGAATAAATCCCCATATCCGCTTCTGTACTTATCCCGGAGAAAGGTAATGACTTCCTCGCTGTCCGGCGACATCGCTCCGCGGAAGAGGAACGTATGCAGCGGAGAGCGGCGCTGCGCCGGGATCTCATACTGGATCATGGCGTCGATCAGTTCAGCGGTTAAGCGGTTCTTCTTCACATCCGGCAGCAGCTGCGGGATCAGGGAATAATAATCGGTTACCGCATAATCCGCCCATTCCTCGCCCATAAGCTGAGCCGTCTCCATACCATGGAACTGGTGCAGGAAACGGACCAGGAAGGAGGGAATGTCAGCCTTGGCATTCCAGCTCTGCTCTGCAGCGAAGAAAGCCGGGTAACGCGAGGTCTCGAACAGGCCGTATGGACTGCCCAGCGAGAACGGGCATCCCCAATTCGTATGAATGATTCCGTCCAGCTGCTCCGACTGCGCCAGCTGAATCCAGTCTAGCACATTCTTGATCCGGTTATGAATCACCGGATAATTCTGGTCGCCGTTATCATCCCAACAGCGGACAGAGGAGGCGCCGATGGTCTCGATGCCGGCATCGCGCAGCTTGTGGAGAATGAGCCGGGCATCCGCCTTCATCCGGTGTCCGCCATAGATCCAGACGACCACTACGACACGTTTGTCGAGTGCGGCGATCTCGTCTAGGGTGGCGTGCATGATCATGTCATGCCAGATCATCGGTGTTTTGCCGAGGCTGATGGTCTTCTCCGCCAGCTGATTGACGAAGCGGATGAAGGAGGCCTCCGGGGTAAGCCCGGATCTCCGGCAGTCTTCACAGGTGCCGAGCGTCCAGACTTCATCACAGCCTAGATGGAGATATTCGCTGTACGGATGTAGGGCAGCCACTTCCTCCAGAATGCCGGCCATCATCTCGAAGGAGCCTGCGCGGTGCGGGCATAGCTCCGACACGGTCTCGGGGACTTCGCGCAGCCCGATATAGACCGGATGCTTCAGAATATATTCCAGATGCCCGAAGGACTGCTGCTTCGGAATCACGGTGACGAAATGGTCATGTGCAGTCTGCAGGAGCTGCCGGTGTTCTTCTTCGGTGAAGGCGAATTCGGGATGGCGCAGGAAGCTCAGCTTGCGGAACGGCAGCTTGTCCTCATATTCAATGATCAGCGTATTGATCTTGTAGCTGGCCAGCTCTGCGATATATTCCAGCATATGCTCATAAGTCGGATAGACTGTGCGCAGATCAAGATAATCGCTGCGCAGCCGCAGATCCGCCCAGTCGGCAATGGTCACCGCCGGCACCGAGCCGCCCCCGGCAGCCAGCAGCTGATCCAGTGTCTTAAGCCCGTAGAACAATCCGGAAGCGCTAAGCGCGTATAGCTCAACCCTGTCCGTATCAGTAATCAGAACGTAACCGTCATGCTTGCCTTCTACCCGCCGGGCCATGCGGGTATTGAAGCGGGTTCCCTCCGAGACTAGCGCGTATACAGCGCTGCCGCCGGACTCCTTAACCTCTGTCACCCCCGCGAATATTCCTTGCGCTGCCGCCAATAACCGGACATCATTCCCGGGCATCCACAGCTCCACCGTCCAGCCGCGGATGCCGCTGACCGGTTCCGGTCCCCGGCTCTGCACCACCTGAGGCTGCGGAATCAGTGGAATGTTCATAGCCAGCGGACCCGGCCCTTGAAGCGCTCAATGAAGCGGTTATTCCATTCATCCCCGCCGGGAGCGTTGCCGCTGCGCCAGACCGGCACCTCAATCCCTTTGTCCCCGAGACAGGCAGCCGTGGTCATCATCAGGGAATTCAGCAGGAAAGCGTTAGCAAACGTTGAGGTCGAGCCCATCTTCGGTTCGATTCCTTCAATATGCAGGGCAGCGTCGCCCGGCTTGACTTTGCTGTCCAGAACATAGTCGCACAGCTCATACAGGTTCTGCCCCGATGGGTGGCGGGCAATATGGTTCTTGGGGGTAGCTTCGGCATGGCCGACAGAGGTAACGGCAATCGTTATAAC
This window encodes:
- a CDS encoding GNAT family N-acetyltransferase, with amino-acid sequence MPDMLVKLYDLPDNSALLERLRGEGIAIKRAMTGDKQAIVDFVGLHFTNSWRNECETAFSHLPVHCYIAVKQGEVIGFACHDVVVKNFFGPTGVLEEYRGLGIGKALLLECLSAMHRNGYGYAIIGWVVDAVPFYEKSVGAIAVPDSFPGVFRDLISMD
- a CDS encoding class I SAM-dependent methyltransferase, whose translation is MDKRLTFNEDAANYDKWRPAYCAELFQDIIAYSRIGQGRKAIEIGIGTGQATRPFLETGCELAAIELGQELAEYSRLKFREYKKFSVHNSTFEEFTGPDDSVDLIYSATAFHWIPEDVGYPKAFELLKTGGTLALFWNRPFAAREDDELHQHIQRIYQQYRPSNTKLIEHDTERYNAISQNLHTYGFRDVQLKLYHLTRSFSSADYIALLNTYSDHRSMPPAIKESFEDEIRAAILQSGDILNVYDTIDLHLGRK
- a CDS encoding zinc dependent phospholipase C family protein; this encodes MPNIWMHLEYGQQLAGEFRSRFPFLHNLQQQERLYNLGCQGPDFLLYHSFLPWSKDAGALHLGDLMHTQHCGPVLIDFWEAARTLEGADAAQAQLYFLGFLTHHLLDRNLHPYINWKAGYKFRDHQRFEIDLDTLFMKRLRGINTWQNAAWTRIDTGSRLPVPVHNILHTTVLRHYPDAMGKLPEEIWQSSYRDMVLAHRCLYDPKGWKKAVTWGRTRRLFSRKLTAHEERLDYLNEQHSEWRHSALYSEVRTESVWELWEQALEEGRTVLTALADWLECTDAAAARHKLEQFTMVLGDRSYDTGKDCSMNLQNQYAEPIWTSLPGS
- a CDS encoding family 20 glycosylhydrolase, with amino-acid sequence MNIPLIPQPQVVQSRGPEPVSGIRGWTVELWMPGNDVRLLAAAQGIFAGVTEVKESGGSAVYALVSEGTRFNTRMARRVEGKHDGYVLITDTDRVELYALSASGLFYGLKTLDQLLAAGGGSVPAVTIADWADLRLRSDYLDLRTVYPTYEHMLEYIAELASYKINTLIIEYEDKLPFRKLSFLRHPEFAFTEEEHRQLLQTAHDHFVTVIPKQQSFGHLEYILKHPVYIGLREVPETVSELCPHRAGSFEMMAGILEEVAALHPYSEYLHLGCDEVWTLGTCEDCRRSGLTPEASFIRFVNQLAEKTISLGKTPMIWHDMIMHATLDEIAALDKRVVVVVWIYGGHRMKADARLILHKLRDAGIETIGASSVRCWDDNGDQNYPVIHNRIKNVLDWIQLAQSEQLDGIIHTNWGCPFSLGSPYGLFETSRYPAFFAAEQSWNAKADIPSFLVRFLHQFHGMETAQLMGEEWADYAVTDYYSLIPQLLPDVKKNRLTAELIDAMIQYEIPAQRRSPLHTFLFRGAMSPDSEEVITFLRDKYRSGYGDLFRARQRMQSVLAELLPPQMAELFIRSRFYRPELFEADLRGMITDLEMIEQKAGDS